Proteins encoded by one window of Glycine soja cultivar W05 chromosome 15, ASM419377v2, whole genome shotgun sequence:
- the LOC114388719 gene encoding uncharacterized protein LOC114388719 isoform X2, giving the protein MAENPSETVSSSSQPPPPPPPSSSSSSQKSPQDSPQVPALSNFMPFPSGYYYQMIPGMYPALVPGLTLPQHEEHGNRGAGIYAVPVNPYDRQVTGLPYNTLIPLTYRTPTRPSSEATVASENQGQAGQQPQQQQPAPQRQVVVRRFQIAFQIDLLLMLKLAAVIFLFNQDGSRQRLIVLVFFAALVYLYQTGALTPIIRWLSRGMQRAAAPPHPPRPAARAENVPAPRPEGDNAAPAEGQPEAENGNQPANDADQAVENENVAEHGNVNGGNQWWGIVKEIQMIVFGFITSLLPGFHNHMD; this is encoded by the exons ATGGCGGAAAACCCTTCCGAAACGGTGTCGTCCAGTTCCcaacctcctcctcctcctcctccttcttcttcttcttcttctcagaaATCGCCCCAAGATTCGCCGCAG GTCCCTGCATTGTCGAATTTTATGCCCTTTCCGAGTGGATATTATTATCAAATGATTCCTGGTATGTACCCTGCGCTAGTTCCAGGGTTGACTTTGCCGCAACATGAGGAGCATGGGAACCGCGGAGCTGGCATATATGCTGTTCCCGTTAACCCGTATGACAGACAAGTTACTGGACTTCCATACAACACACTGATTCCGCTGACTTACCGCACACCCAC CAGGCCAAGTTCTGAAGCTACTGTTGCCAGTGAAAATCAGGGACAAGCAGGACAGCAACCTCAACAGCAGCAGCCTGCACCTCAAAGACAAGTTGTTGTTAGGAGATTTCAAATTGCATTTCAAATTGATTTGTTGCTTATGTTGAAGCTGGCAGCTGTGATCTTTTTGTTTAACCAAGATGGATCAAGGCAGAGGCTTATTGTCCTTGTGTTCTTTGCTGCTCTTGTATATTT GTACCAAACTGGAGCTTTGACACCGATTATAAGATGGCTTTCACGAGGTATGCAGAGAGCAGCAGCACCTCCTCATCCACCAAGACCTGCAGCCAGGGCTGAAAATGTTCCTGCTCCCAGGCCGGAGGGTGACAATGCTGCTCCAGCAG AGGGTCAACCTGAAGCCGAGAATGGGAACCAGCCCGCTAATGATGCAGACCAGGCAGTCGAGAATGAAAATGTTGCAGAACATGGCAATGTCAATGGTGGTAATCAGTGGTGGGGCATTGTGAAGGAGATCCAGATGATTGTCTTTGGATTTATCACTTCCCTTCTCCCCGGGTTCCACAACCATATGGATTGA
- the LOC114388719 gene encoding uncharacterized protein LOC114388719 isoform X1: MAENPSETVSSSSQPPPPPPPSSSSSSQKSPQDSPQVPALSNFMPFPSGYYYQMIPGMYPALVPGLTLPQHEEHGNRGAGIYAVPVNPYDRQVTGLPYNTLIPLTYRTPTSRPSSEATVASENQGQAGQQPQQQQPAPQRQVVVRRFQIAFQIDLLLMLKLAAVIFLFNQDGSRQRLIVLVFFAALVYLYQTGALTPIIRWLSRGMQRAAAPPHPPRPAARAENVPAPRPEGDNAAPAEGQPEAENGNQPANDADQAVENENVAEHGNVNGGNQWWGIVKEIQMIVFGFITSLLPGFHNHMD, encoded by the exons ATGGCGGAAAACCCTTCCGAAACGGTGTCGTCCAGTTCCcaacctcctcctcctcctcctccttcttcttcttcttcttctcagaaATCGCCCCAAGATTCGCCGCAG GTCCCTGCATTGTCGAATTTTATGCCCTTTCCGAGTGGATATTATTATCAAATGATTCCTGGTATGTACCCTGCGCTAGTTCCAGGGTTGACTTTGCCGCAACATGAGGAGCATGGGAACCGCGGAGCTGGCATATATGCTGTTCCCGTTAACCCGTATGACAGACAAGTTACTGGACTTCCATACAACACACTGATTCCGCTGACTTACCGCACACCCAC CAGCAGGCCAAGTTCTGAAGCTACTGTTGCCAGTGAAAATCAGGGACAAGCAGGACAGCAACCTCAACAGCAGCAGCCTGCACCTCAAAGACAAGTTGTTGTTAGGAGATTTCAAATTGCATTTCAAATTGATTTGTTGCTTATGTTGAAGCTGGCAGCTGTGATCTTTTTGTTTAACCAAGATGGATCAAGGCAGAGGCTTATTGTCCTTGTGTTCTTTGCTGCTCTTGTATATTT GTACCAAACTGGAGCTTTGACACCGATTATAAGATGGCTTTCACGAGGTATGCAGAGAGCAGCAGCACCTCCTCATCCACCAAGACCTGCAGCCAGGGCTGAAAATGTTCCTGCTCCCAGGCCGGAGGGTGACAATGCTGCTCCAGCAG AGGGTCAACCTGAAGCCGAGAATGGGAACCAGCCCGCTAATGATGCAGACCAGGCAGTCGAGAATGAAAATGTTGCAGAACATGGCAATGTCAATGGTGGTAATCAGTGGTGGGGCATTGTGAAGGAGATCCAGATGATTGTCTTTGGATTTATCACTTCCCTTCTCCCCGGGTTCCACAACCATATGGATTGA